Genomic segment of Candoia aspera isolate rCanAsp1 chromosome 2, rCanAsp1.hap2, whole genome shotgun sequence:
GAATCAGAATCTGCCTTGGAAAGCGCCTGGCATAAAGTCCTGCTCCTCCACAACCCCCACACCAGCAAGTGTGTGACTTGCTTCATCAGCACTGCAGATGAAAAAGAGACCAATTCAAAGGAGGTCTGTGACTTTCCAtcactttattttgtaaaaatagaAAAGTCCCCCTTCTGCGGCACAGCTGGGAGGGCAGGGGCAGGGGAGTCCTCTAAAATACCATGGAAAGCTGGTTATGTAAACATCGAAGAAGGGCCTCacccttttttttcctatcccACCCCACCACAAACAGACCCCATTTTAAGGCCCGGGGTATTTATTTTGACAGCTTATTTTAGGGGGGAAACCAAGACAGTTCAGCAGAGGCCCTGTCCCTTGGTGGGTTGTAATCTGTCATCACGTGCTCTTACAGGGGGAAGGGGCCAAGATCTAATTCCCTTTACTACCCATTCCCTGGTGTAaacttaagtaaataaataaaacctcctaaagcagtgtttctccaccttggcaactttcagatgtgtggacttcaactcccagaatcccccagccagctattctgggagttgaagtccacacgtctgaaagttgccaagatggagaaacactgtcctaaagtgTTTGTGGCCAGTAAGGGAAAGCAGCATCTTTAGCTGCCAAGGGAGCAAAAAGGATTGCTAACTTTTTCCACCCTGCCCCCTCTCCCAGAGGCAAGgccccttccccttttcttcacGATGAAGGCTTTGCAGAGGAAGAGGGGACATGTAGGCCAAGAGAGAAGAGGAGCTGGTAATGCTGAAAACATTAAGCAAAGGGCAAGAACATGATGTAACAactccttcccacccacccccacacctTTGTAGTGTTTGGGTTTTTACAAATTTCTATTGCTGGGGCAGGGGTGGGCGGGGGGAGTCTTTTGGGAGACTCTTGCCCTCTAATGATAAGGAAGAGCATGTGCTGGACTTAGGTTTCGTCCCTGGCATTGTGGGAGGGGAGCAAGAAGGCCTTCCTCTAGGCCTGGGGAGGGAACTCAAGCTTCCCGGAGCAGAAGGGGTCCTCCTGCTCCATCAAAGTGCTGCAGaaagacatggcaaggcaagtcAGGGCAAGCCACGATCACCCACATGGCTTGCTtttcccagagggcaattgaCTTCTCCTTGGCAGGGGTGGAAGGGGCCCCTGAGGGACAGCAAACAGGTTCAAGTCTGCAACTCTGCACCCCAAACCGCCCCTATTTTCGTGATATCTTTGGTATCTAGTGTCCTTTGGGGTCtgtttcccagaattcttagcaccAGGGTCATAAGCATCCCAAGCAACAGAtacacccctccccaccccaaccctGCTATACCTCTGCCTCGGGATGGGGAAGGCAGTGGGAAGGACCACCGCCCCTCCCTAAATCCCACTGTGGGATCGGCTCTCTGCCCTGCGATAATAACACATTAGCACTTTATAAAGCTAACCGAAAGAACGCCCCCCCCAAGGATTCGCACAGCCTGCTAGAATCCATCAGAGACGGATATTAATACAAGCACACCCTAAAGACAACACGTATAGGGATGCGTACGTAGAAGTCCTGCCTTTGTCTTCTCCATTCCCCAACATTATTGGTCCAAGGTCTCTTGTGTGCAATGGGGAGAGGAAGGGCTCTATGTCCCTCTGCTGGTCTTCCAATTCTTGAATAAATAGCATCCCAGACGCCTGGGTTCCTGGCTTGCAAGGCAGATGGATGAAGTGGATTTCAGACCGGTTAAAGGGAGGAACTGAGAACCACTCGTTACAGAGTCTCTGTTGGCTCTTGGGGTGCCCCTTTTCTCAGAGGCCAGTTCATGGGGAGGGAAATTGCACATATGGAGCTCATCCCATTTTGAAAAGGAGGGTCTCCAAGTCAAAACCCCTTTGGGGCTTCCCAGGTTCTGAACATTTGGCTTGAAGCTGCTTGACTCAACTGGACAGGCAACCTGGGGACTTTGGCAAAGCTCTGGGGTTGGGAGAAAAGGCTTCTGAATAGACTTCCAAGGCCCCAAAGGAAAAGATTAAGGCAAGAAGCATCCAGCCCACGTCACCAAAcacagaggaggagagggggacgGGCTGTGGCTGCCTCCTAGCTGAACTTGAGTGCTGTCCTGATGCCCGACTCTGGCGGATGAGCCAAGAGCAGGAAAGGCAAGCACGAAACCGTGTCCTGGAGGAAACAGGCCGTGGGAAGGCAAAGGTGAGACACGGAAAAGGATCTTctcccagcctttctcagcctagATCCTGGCTTCCTTGAGGTGCTAGGGGGCCTCCTCTTGGCTTTTGGTGTCGGCTGGGCTCTCCTCAGTGCTCGGGGCTTCTGCCGAAGTTGGAGGTTGTGACAGCTCATCTTCAAACATTTCGGGATTTTCCAGCATCTCTCGGATGAGTGGCGGCATGGGACCAGGgatctccatcttcagggtgATGGCCCGTTCAGCACCTGTTGAAGAGGGAAATGGGTAGAATAGGTTGGTGGGAGGTTTACCATCAAGCAGACCAGGTATTTTTCACCAAGGACATTTGCCATAAGCGGTTCATTGATACTAGCGCAAACTCAGGGCAGCTACCAATGTATTCTAGTGCTTCAGTATGCACATTGGCTGTCTGCACATATATTTCTATATCCGAGACACTTCATAGCCTCCCTGAGAGGAATCAAAACCTTTTAGTGAAGGAGGTGTGACATAGCTCTGGAGGACATGCTGCATGAAAACTCCTCTTTCTATTGCTTTTAGAAGAGTCCACCCATCCACCacccattagagcagtgtttctcaaccttggcaacttgaagatgtctggacttcaactcccagaattccctagccagcatgactggctggggaattctgggagttgaagtccagacatcttaaagttgccaaggtcgagaaacactgcattacaggATACGCTATGTGCAAATGGAGGAGTCAACCAGATCAGCATGGTTCCTCCACAATGCAGTGAGCAAAATAATGAtagcaattaaaaatagaatgaatTTACATCTCCTCTACCATAAGTCTTTGGTTCCTAGATTGACACTTCTTAGAGACTGCTTCCGGCATCTCAGAAGTGCCCCATGACAAAACTTCCAAATACTCACATCCCAGAGTTCACATCCAATGATCTTACACTCCCAAATAAGAATATTCTGTTCACCTTTGGTACTGATCCCTCGCAAGTCAGTAATTTTCATCAGCATGCGGGGGAACATGTAAGGCTTGTTGGGCCGACGTCGGCGCGCATAGATCTTCAACGCTTCCAGCAATGGTTCCTGCAACTTATCCACCTTTTCTGGCTCTTCCAGGTCCATTCGATCTGTGGGGAGAAAAAAGACCatgatttgtttgttctgttgttttgACCATTCTAGGATGCCTTGACTGTTTCACAGAATAAATGGAATTTCATTTTTCAACTCCAGATGAACAATTTTAATCCTTATTGATGGCGGGGCAAACGAACTGAAAAATTTAGCGCAGTAGAAAGCATCTTCAGTGGGGTTTCTGCTTGACATGAGCTCCAGACAAGATACTTCACAGTCCTTTACTTTTTGTCCTTATgcacttacttttttctttctcccccctaTTTCTCTGTGAGCCTTTCAAAAGAGGGAATGGGATCCCAGTACCACGtcgggaaaaaaataaacaagggcTGGCTTTTCAAAAATTCTCCACCTCATCCACCAGGGGAGAAATTGGGTGGATGATTTCTCCAGGTGAAGGAGAAATTCTCTAACAAATTTTCCAAGGTGGACCTCTCCCTGCAGATGAACCGTAGCACTGCCACTGAAAACACCTTATGGGAGGACTGCCTTGTAATGTCTTCCCCAGAGACCGGGTTGAACTGCATTGAATCTAAGGTAGAAATGACTGTATAGTAGAAGACAGCATATTCACACACACCGTACTTCATCACTAAATATCTAAAAACGTATCTGCTCATGATCAATTACCTTCTCCCATGGAAGTATTGCTAAAGCAAACTCTCGGTCATCAAAGTGAATGAGATCTGatagaaacaatacaaaataatacagCTCTTTTTATGTGACCGTACAtacagattggtctgtctagggcagggtttctcagccagggttccaaaGAGCCCTGGGGTTCcacgaaaggtcactaggggtttcctgggagatcacaatttattcaaaaaattacttcaaattcgggcaactttacattgaagaggtaagtttcattctttattttgaattttaagaacactgttaacgtgtatagacaggcctacccatgaaacgaatataattattttgtaacttctggcctatattggagcctgaatgggcaggggttccccgaggcctgaaaaatatttcaagggctcctccagggtcaaaaagttgagaaagcctGGTCTAGGGCATATATTTATACCTCCTGCTTTCAATTTAgaaatcatttcattttattactaCCAGTTTTTAGACTTCAAGGTGGCCCACTTCCCTGTAATAATTCCAGGGACGACTAAtgcccttccttctttttcctgcttCATCCCTACAGATGTACAGCTAcgctctagggtttttttttagtgctgtgtgatttaattttctcttctttagAATTTGATATTGTGAGTTATCCCTTTTACTGGCCAGTAGTTATGAGAAATTAATTGAaatgtggagtcctgggtgctctgtGAGCTTCgtcgttttcttgcagacgtttcattgccagactaggcaacatcttcagtgcaaagacgttgcctagcctggcaatgaaacgtctgcaagaaaacagcaaggctcagagagcaccaaggactccacagttcaaccctgagctacaaatattcgcttcgattgattAATTGAAAAGCAGAATTATCTTCTCAGCAAACGCACTTAAAGgttaaggggtgtgtgtgtgagcaaaTGCACAAGGTTCCTGGACTCGCTGGTTGCAAGCAGAGAAGATCATCCTCTGCAAACTTGTTCTAAGCCTCTTCCATTTGCGTTGCCATTCCCCTGCCTATGAAGAAAAGAAGACCCTGCCCCTCTTCTGAGATTCAGAGCATTCTTCTCCAAAGCAAAGTGTCCACTCCCTTCCAACCCACATGGAAAAGACGAGGGCTGCAGGGGCTGCAACCGAGCTTTTACCTCCACAGATGAGGCAGATTGCACTAAGCAGGCCCGTCTCGGTGTCATCCATTTCGAGAGGAAGCAATTGCCCAGCAAAGGCAAAAACCAAATCAGTGAGGGGCCCAAAGCCAGCATTATGCATCTGGGTACGGTTCAGGGTCAGCCCGTCTGAGAAGGTCATCGTGTCCTGCTCTGGGGTGTAGCGGATACAAATACGGAGCATCTGCGGTGGGTGGAGAGGACAGAAATAAAGTCACTGGAGAAACACATTCTAGGGAAAGAAGTCTTTTTGCTCTTGTTTATTTCTTGTACTCTTATAATATCCAATAAAGAAGCTCTCTGGGCTGCATACGTGTTTTGAAAATTTTCACTGTGCAAAACGCAGCTTCCTGAGAACGTCAGCCTTTCCAATAAATGTTGGCCTTTCATCCTACAATTATATGCTTGGAAAATGCTCAGCAAAACCTCAGTGACCAGACTTGAAGCTGAGCAAAtattcttgccaaaaaaaaaaaaagcttggaggGGTAGAGCTTCTCATGCTGCTGCCTAGCTCCTCGCTCCTCCCCAGCATTCACAGAGGCATGAGTTATTCAAGCACGTGTTTAAATGTGCATtacacagaccagtgtttctccaccttggcaacttgaagatgtctggacttcaactcccagaattccccagccagccatgcttccagaattccccagccagtttccatgctggctgaggaattctgggagttgaagtccagacatcttcaagttgccagggttgagaaacactgccttagacacaCTGCCACACTGGGGATCATCTTGGAACAGGGGTCTTTAAAAAAAGCCCTCTTGCCTCTGTTTAAGGCCAAATGTATAACCACCCTACGTCCATGCAGGTCACCACCCCCCAGCTGCCCCCAAGTGCTGTGGCTCTGTCCCTCACCAGGATGTCCAAGCATGCTGCCTTGAGCAAAGTAATCTGGTCAGCAATGCTGAGGCTGGTGAAGCCTGGCAGGCGTTTGGCAAACTCTACAATCTTGATGATGCATTTGGTAGCCAGTTCGCTGAATTTGTCCCATAGCCCCAGGTCCAGCTGTACTCTGTGATCAGCACTGGAGTTCTGTAAGAAAGGAGAAGTCAGGCATTAcagttgctttctctttctccaccCCTCGCTTCTCTGTCTGTGTACATACACAGGAGGATGTCCCCAGCAGTCAGCATTCCTGTTCTGTCCCTTCCAGTAGTCTCCCCCCGCTTAGCAGCTACAAGTAGcttgggactgcaattcccaggatTTCTATTACGGctaagaattatgggagttgcagtcctaaGATGCAGCCAACAGGTTGGGCACTGTGCTGGACAATGCTGGTGCAGATAGCAAACATTGCAGCAGCCAGTTTTAGCTCTGAAAGGAAATGTGGAaacaaagataaattattttatctttacCCTATCGGTATTTTTCTCTGTTGTCTTCCCCACCCTTCTCCCcttccattttcccttctttttaaaaataataacaactctAAACAATCCATAACAAGAACAGTGTTGAAGAAAAGTGGTAGTACTACCTTTGCTGCTAACTTCAGGTCTGAGCACATGGCAAGCTGTGCAGCTAAGCCTAACTCATGTGAAGATTTAGGAATTCTCACATGAAGGATGGGGACACTGTGATCCTCcagatgttggactacaactccagtGCTGCTTTTCATTGCTGGCTGGACTGATGGGAGCTGGCATCTTAACcacctagagcagggtttctcaactttggcagcttggagatgtgtggacttcaactcccaaaattccccagctagaaacactgacctaaagggTCACAGCTGCCCCATCCCGGGATTGGTATATTTTCACTTAATTGTAATATGCACCATCAATAGCCTGAGAGAATTGTACTAAATACTATGTTCTGTTGTGTCCTGTATTCTCTTACCAGATTGCTTGAAGTAAACGTTTTATATGTTAAAAGAAGAGGCTTGAATTGTGGGTGGTTTTGCATGGCGTTGAAGGTTGGTTACTGAAAAAGCTACGAATATATATGAAGGAAATAAAGAATTCATGAAAATAAACGGAATAGTTAGCAattggttcaacactgagcagggagtcAGATGGGGCTGTGTGATGTCTCCTTTGTTGTTTAACGAATTTATGGATAAACGTATAAGGAATCGTGGTGACCTTAAACGAGAACCGATTGGGAAGATGGttgtctgtgtattttttttttaatgcagatgataccatgttGTTGGTGAGAACCCTAATGATTTGTTgtgaactctgggcagtttgtatGATGTTATGAGAAGTATGGATCTCAAAATTAATCTATTGAAGATGAAGGTATCTGTGTCTGACAGAAAAGAATGGAGtgaatgaatgattgcaagttatatataCATGGCAAAGAACTAGAACAAGCAGATGAATTCATGTACCTTAGTAAAGTTTTTAGTAAAGACAggaaaaatggatggagacaTTTTAAGTGTTCTGTACTGGAGGAAAGGTAGTGGGTATCCTGTGTTCTGATgtggaaaataaatgtttgtcATGAGAATGCTGCGTACAGTGATTTAACAGACGTTCATTTAATGGACTTAATATCCAAAGGATCAAATTTGCATTTGGATTTCACCACCGAAATAATGCATAAGTCTATTATTTCTATGGTCTGTCTGGGGGTAATTGatattttatgtcatttgcatcaatttacatcAGTTATGTAATtgcataattatgcaaatgattaaaattgatgcaaatgacatgCAAACATCACTTGTGTAATTACACATTATGTAAAATGCATCAATTACATGAATTTGGATTTAATAGACATTCAGATTTAACAGACACCTTTTCTCCCTAAATGATCTATTCAACTGAGGTTTTATTGTATAAGGCTATGTTCTGGCTACTCTGTTATGTAGAAGGGAGATTAGGCTACGTCAGGAGAAACTTAGTAAGAAGGAAGTAAGGATGctaagaagtgtgtgtggtacAACAAGAACAATGAGGTCAAGAATAAATGGATACTAAATGAATGTaagttgaatacaaaagtgagggaCCAATATGAAAGAAGTACCTTGAGGTGGTTTGGTAATAAAGACAGAACAAATGGATGGAATTGCAAAAACAAGATTATGAAGGGAGCAAAACAGgttgagaggaagagaaagtcCGAGAAAGTTGGTTGGGTGGAACTGATGAGATCCTCcaaaagagaaagatgagaagtttacaaaacaaaacaaaggactAAATGGacatgcttttaatttatttgacttACTATCGCTTACTCTTTTTGTATGCTCTGCATACcattgcttatcctgaaagggaacagcatgatggGATGTATGTACATGTATAGATTAGTGATTAATCTTGGACAGATAAGAAATAGTGCTTGATCCTTCGatatggatttcttttttcttttgtcttgctACTCCGATCATTGTTCTATCTCCATGGCTGcctttatcaaattttaaactaaCTGGAGTTAAAATTAACAGGTTTGTTCAGATTTCTGATGACAAAGCATGTTGTGGCAGGGTAAGGCAGAAGTCAAGCTTCTAAATTCCTCCTTGTGGCTTAGC
This window contains:
- the RARG gene encoding retinoic acid receptor gamma isoform X2; translated protein: MYDCMEAFAVTPRQLYDVTNRSACMLRKSSISPFSLGLDPFGWPQPASLQSVETQSTSSEEMVPSSPSPPPPPRVYKPCFVCNDKSSGYHYGVSSCEGCKGFFRRSIQKNMVYTCHRDKNCQINKVTRNRCQYCRLQKCFEVGMSKEAVRNDRNKKKKDVKEEVVVDSYEMTPELEELIQKVSKAHQETFPSLCQLGKYTTNSSADHRVQLDLGLWDKFSELATKCIIKIVEFAKRLPGFTSLSIADQITLLKAACLDILMLRICIRYTPEQDTMTFSDGLTLNRTQMHNAGFGPLTDLVFAFAGQLLPLEMDDTETGLLSAICLICGDRMDLEEPEKVDKLQEPLLEALKIYARRRRPNKPYMFPRMLMKITDLRGISTKGAERAITLKMEIPGPMPPLIREMLENPEMFEDELSQPPTSAEAPSTEESPADTKSQEEAP
- the RARG gene encoding retinoic acid receptor gamma isoform X1, producing the protein MAVNKERGCSGGTPLAHVNGFPPAVYPFPFPNPHFEVLTNGAYFRSYPTDLPKEMASLSVETQSTSSEEMVPSSPSPPPPPRVYKPCFVCNDKSSGYHYGVSSCEGCKGFFRRSIQKNMVYTCHRDKNCQINKVTRNRCQYCRLQKCFEVGMSKEAVRNDRNKKKKDVKEEVVVDSYEMTPELEELIQKVSKAHQETFPSLCQLGKYTTNSSADHRVQLDLGLWDKFSELATKCIIKIVEFAKRLPGFTSLSIADQITLLKAACLDILMLRICIRYTPEQDTMTFSDGLTLNRTQMHNAGFGPLTDLVFAFAGQLLPLEMDDTETGLLSAICLICGDRMDLEEPEKVDKLQEPLLEALKIYARRRRPNKPYMFPRMLMKITDLRGISTKGAERAITLKMEIPGPMPPLIREMLENPEMFEDELSQPPTSAEAPSTEESPADTKSQEEAP